The Rhopalosiphum maidis isolate BTI-1 chromosome 1, ASM367621v3, whole genome shotgun sequence genome has a segment encoding these proteins:
- the LOC113556319 gene encoding transcription initiation factor TFIID subunit 1, translated as MNDDSSSEAQQGDFDLTSFMFGNIDESGQLENDDLLDKDTKKYLASLSKLGFSSMVSEVIDSSELRGIENGHEDSNTVDEKSPTAQDFFDIDELADETTSFKKQVLESGYDGDNEQNDKQTDKSKRLETPLAAMLPSKYENVDVTTLFPDFRVGKVLRFSRLFKPNKSSRLPKVWRNVKTKRKKRRHSDANDYNSSDNDSKTQLLCLEYGSLPDPEFIACDDEEKFLQPIESFSKQTNPNKQENEDGSNNQAYWRCGPAKLWYDMLGVPENGEEFDYGFKLKDNKTEDIENTPEENPYPEDAYLMVSQLHWEDDIIWNGEDIKHKVLQKLNSKTNAAGWVPSSTNRTAQAFSQPGKGMLPLAGGSVRLATSNINVSQSQNKMTPKSNMGSKQQPINDTTDDTWYSIFPVENEELVYGTWEDEIIWDAKNMEKIPRPKILTLDPNDENIILGVPDDVDPAKQRLDNATPVKVKIPHPHVKKSKLLLGKAGVINVLEEDTPLPPPKSPDRDPFNVSNDCYYQPRSSETSLRLKVGGGNIIQHSTPVVELKAPFIQTHMGPMRLRNFHRPPMKRYSHGAVAQPIFHSVQPLLKNIKKKAKLREQERIASGGGDVFFMRTPDDLTGRDGSIILVEYCEEHPPLLNQVGMCSKIKNYYKRKIGKDPGPPNLQFGEIAYAHTSPFLGVLSPGRTIQVIENNLYRTPIYEHKPLENDFLLIRTRHAYYIREIDALFTSGQLCPLYEVPGPNSKRANNFVRDFLQVFIYRLFWKSTDYPRRIKMDDIKKAFPSHSESSIRKRLKLCADFKRTGSDSNWWVIKPDFRLPSEEEIRAMVSPEQCCAYFSMIAAEQRLKDAGYGEKFILTSLEDDDEEMQLKMDDEIKVAPWMTTRAYIQAMKNKCLLQLTGPADPTGCGEGFSYVRVPNKPTLNKEEQEAQPKRMVTGTDADLRRLSLNNAKALLRKFAVPEEEIKKLSRWEVIDVVRTLSTEKAKAGEEGMTKFSRGNRFSIAEHQERYKEECQRIFDLQNRVLSSHEVLSTDEGESFDEEDCSDIEEMGKNIENMLSNKKTSTQLSLEKEEQERHELRKMIMGCTSDDMRKRDKKKMDDDDSMQFSSTGQPGRVLRIYRTFQGSDGKEYTRTEVVRKPGVIDAYLKIRTTRDEGFIRQYALMDEAQKEEMKREKRRIQEQLRRIKRNQERERFSNNAKPQPGFGYSMVNKSNSLSNDVPMPTSGTVTIPKPRMEATPPRPRKPKPSKMKPDLKVRCGACGNVGHMRTNKACPQYNLNRNASVNVALTEEQEEEIEKQMNVEDEDLVNVDGTKVTLSSKLLKHAEEVKRRSLVLKVPKDALSRNKKRKNELHCDYLKKPDRSANRRRTDPLIVLSTIFESILNEMRGMPDVHPFIYPVNVKKVPDYYNIVQRPMDLQSIRDGLHLKKYQNREEFLSDVNQIVENSTLYNGAKSSLTVAARRMLGVCVDRLHEKEERLMLLEKAINPLLDDNDQVALTFILDNVVGKVKTMSEAWPFMKPVNRKLVKDYYNVIKQPIDLETIASRVSSHKYHNRKEFLADINLIFENSVAYNGEDSEFTQQAKKLISVATESLEEFDQYLTQVEQNISLVQARALEQVDMDSAAEDDYADMQDVEDNLNSPREHKVNIEDIEFQMDPDSNFKTETNHILEDDLHCSSEEDDFMEVVGENPPDDDSQQVAEAMVLLGNMGYNPAPETFSNQIQADESMDLDPNYDPSDFLPTGSRNLDTSDEKDLTGSSTKNHTSANIQDDLEISDSDEDDSPHDDSLDIKTEGDLGELWF; from the exons ATGAACGATGACAGCAGTTCTGAAGCCCAACAGGGTGATTTCGACTTGACAAGTTTTATGTTCGGGAACATCGATGAGAGCGGGCAGCTTGAAAATGATGACTTACTGGACaaagatacaaaaaaatacttggCGTCTTTGTCCAAACTTGGATTTAGTTCGATGGTATCTGAAGTCATTGACTCATCTGAACTACGAGGAATCGAAAATGGTCATGAAGACTCAAATACTGTTGATGAGAAGTCACCTACAGCTCaggatttttttgatatagacgaATTAGCTGATGAAACTACTAGCTTTAAAAAGCAAGTTTTGGAAAGTGGCTATGACGGTGACAATGAACAAAACGATAAACAAACTGATAAATCCAAGCGGCTGGAAACACCGCTGGCTGCTATGTTAccttcaaaatatgaaaatgttgatgtaaCCACATTGTTTCCTGATTTTAGAGTTGGAAAA GTGTTAAGATTTTCTAGATTGTTTAAGCCTAATAAATCAAGTCGCTTACCTAAAGTTTGGCGAAATGTTAAAACAAAACGTAAAAAGAGAAGACATAGTGAtgcaaatgattataattcttCTGATAATGATTCCAAAACTCAACTTCTGTGTCTTGAATATGGTTCATTACCAGATCCTGAATTCATTGCTTGTGACGATGag gaAAAATTTTTACAACCAATTGAAAGTTTTTCTAAACAAACTAATCCaaataaacaagaaaatgAAGATGGTTCAAATAATCAAGCATACTGGAGATGTGGTCCAGCAAAGTTGTGGTATGATATGTTGGGAGTTCCTGAAAATGGAGAAGAATTTGATTATGGTTTTAAACTTAAAGACAATAaa aCTGAAGATATAGAAAATACTCCAGAAGAAAATCCATATCCAGAAGACGCCTATTTAATGGTTAGTCAGTTGCATTGGGaagatgatataatatggaatGGAGaagatattaaacataaagttcttcaaaaattaaatagcaaGACTAATGCTGCTGGATGGGTACCAAGTAGTACTAATCGTACTGCACAAGCTTTTAGCCAACCTGGAAAAGGAATGCTTCCTCTTGCAGGTGGATCAGTACGATTAGCTACATCCAACATAAATGTATCAcaatcacaaaataaaatgactcCAAAATCAAATAT ggGTTCAAAGCAACAACCAATAAATGATACCACAGATGATACCTGGTATTCTATATTTCCAGTAGAAAATGAAGAATTAGTATATGGTACTTGGGAAGATGAAATCATTTGGGATGctaaaaatatggaaaaaatacctcgtccaaaaatattaacattagatcccaatgatgaaaatattatattgggtGTTCCTGATGATGTAGATCCTGCAAAACAAAGACTAGATAATGCTACTCcagttaaagtaaaaattcctCATCCGcatgttaaaaaatcaaaacttctACTTGGTAAAGCTGGGGTGATTAATGTTCTTGAAGAAGATACTCCATTACCTCCACCTAAATCACCAGACAGAGATCCATTTAATGTATCAAATGactg TTACTATCAACCAAGGTCATCTGAAACATCATTACGTCTTAAAGTTGGAGGTGGCAATATCATCCAACATTCAACGCCCGTTGTCGAGTTAAAAGCTCCATTTATACAAACTCATATGGGGCCAATGCGTTTAAGAAATTTCCATCGTCCTCCTATGAAACGTTATTCTCATGGTGCTGTTGCTCAGCCTATATTTCATTCTGTGCAGCCTcttttgaaaaacattaaaaagaaAGCTAAG cttAGAGAACAAGAACGAATAGCTTCTGGAGGAGGTGATGTATTTTTCATGAGAACACCTGATGACTTGACTGGCCGAGAtggttcaattattttagttgaatATTGTGAAGAACACCCACCTTTATTGAAtcaa gttggAATGtgctctaaaattaaaaactattataaacgtaaaatTGGCAAAGACCCTGGTCCACCAAACTTACAATTTGGAGAAATTGCCTATGCCCATACTTCACCTTTTCTGGGTGTGCTATCACCTGGTAGAACAATTcaagttattgaaaataatttatatcgaaCACCAATATATGAACACAAACCTTTGGAAAACGATTTCTTACTTATAAGAACAAG gCATGCCTATTACATACGTGAAATAGATGCTTTATTTACATCTGGTCAACTTTGTCCATTGTATGAAGTTCCTGGTCCAAACTCTAAACGTGCTAACAATTTTGTGAGAGACTTTTTacag gtttttatttatcgaCTATTTTGGAAAAGTACTGATTATCCAAGACGTATAAAAATGGATGACATTAAAAAAGCATTTCCATCACATTCAGAAAGTAGCATTCGTAAACGTCTTAAGCTATGTGCCGATTTTAAAAGAACtg gatCTGATTCCAATTGGTGGGTAATTAAACCTGATTTCCGTTTACCATCGGAAGAAGAAATTCGTGCCATGGTATCACCAGAGCAGTGTTGTGCTTATTTTAGCATGATTGCAGCCGAGCAAAGacttaaa GATGCCGGCTATggagaaaaatttattttaactagctTAGAAGACGATGACGAAGAAATGCAACTAAAAATGGATGATGAAATCAAAGTTGCACCATGGATGACAACCCGAGCATATATACAAGCTATGAAGAATAAGTGTTTACTTCAACTCACTGGTCCTGCAGATCCTACTGGATGTGGAGAAGGATTTTCATATGTACGAGTACCTAACAAACCAACG ctGAATAAAGAAGAACAAGAAGCTCAACCTAAACGTATGGTTACTGGAACAGATGCCGATTTAAGACGATTGTCATTGAATAATGCAAAAGCTTTATTGAGAAAATTTGCTGTACCTgaagaagaaataaaaaaattgtctcgATGGGAAGTTATTGATGTAGTTCGTACATTATCTACTGAAAAAGCTAAAGCCGGTGAAGAAGGAATGACAAAATTTTCAAGAGGCAATCGTTTTTCCATTGCTGAACACCAagaaag atacaaaGAAGAATGCCAAagaatatttgatttacaaaATAGAGTGCTTTCATCTCATGAAGTGTTGTCCACAGACGAAGGAGAAAGTTTTGATGAAGAAGATTGTTCTGATATTGAAGAAATGggaaaaaacattgaaaatatgttgtcaaataaaaaaacaagcaCACAA ttGTCACTTGAAAAAGAAGAACAAGAACGTCATGAACTTCGTAAAATGATCATGGGTTGTACTAGTGATGACATGCGTAAAAGAGATAAGAAGAAAATGGATGATGATGATAGTATGCAGTTTTCATCTACTGGACAACCAG GTCGTGTACTTAGGATATATAGAACATTTCAAGGATCGGATGGAAAAGAATACACTAGAACAGAAGTTGTACGTAAACCAGGCGTTATTGATGCttatctaaaaattagaaCCACAAGAGATGAAGGTTTTATTCGTCAATATGCGCTTATGGATGAAGCCCAAAAAGAAGAGATGAAACGTGAAAAACGAAGAATACAAGAACAGTTGAGACGTATAAAAAGAAATCAAGAACGTGAACGCTTTTCTAATAATGCAAAACCACAACCTG gttttgGTTATTCCATGGTCAACAAGAGCAATTCTTTGAGTAATGATGTACCAATGCCTACTTCTGGCACAGTTACTATACCTAAACCACGTATGGAAGCTACCCCACCGAGACCACGTAAACCAAAGCCCAGTAAAATGAAACCTGATTTAAAAGTTCGATGTGGAGCATGTGGCAATGTTGGTCATATGAGAACGAACAAAGCCTGTCCTCAATACAATCTAAATCGTAATGCATCAGTTAATGTTGCTCTTACTGAAGAGCAAGAAgaagaaattgaaaaacaaatgaatGTAGAGGATGAAGATTTAGTTAATGTAGATGGAACTAAAGTCACATTATCCAGTAAACTCTTGAAG CATGCTGAAGAAGTAAAAAGGAGATCACTTGTTTTGAAAGTACCCAAAGATGCTTTATCACGTAACAAGAAACGTAAGAATGAACTGCACTGCGATTATTTAAAGAAACCTGATCGTTCTGCCAATAGACGACGCACTGAtccattaattgttttatccacaatttttgaatctatattaaatgaaatgcgTGGTATGCCTGATGTGCATCCATTTATTTATCCAGTTAATGTCAAG aaagTGCCTGATTACTACAATATAGTGCAGAGACCCATGGATTTACAATCCATTAGAGATGGactacatttgaaaaaatatcagaACCGTGAAGAATTTCTTTCTGATGTCAATCAAATTGTAGAAAATTCTACTTTGTACAATG GTGCTAAAAGTTCACTAACAGTTGCTGCTCGTCGTATGTTGGGTGTTTGTGTAGATCGTCTACATGAAAAAGAAGAACGTCTTATGTTACTAGAAAAAGCAATCAATCCACTTTTGGATGATAATGACCAAGTGgctttaacatttatattggaTAATGTTGTTGGTAAAGTAAAGACTATGAGCGAAGCATGGCCATTCATGAAGCCAGTTAATCGTAAATTAGTCAAGGATTATTACAATGTCATTAAACAACCAATTGATTTAGAAACTATTGCTTCACGTGTTTCTA GTCACAAGTATCATAATCGTAAGGAATTTTTGGCAgacataaatttaatctttGAAAATAGTGTTGCATATAATGGCGAAGATTCAGAATTTACACAACAAGCAAAGAAATTGATAAGTGTGGCTACAGAATCATTAGAAGAG TTTGATCAATACTTGACACAAGTGGAACAAAATATCAGTTTAGTTCAGGCCCGAGCTCTAGAACAAGTTGATATGGATTCTGCTGCAGAGGATGATTATGCAGACATGCAAGATGTTGAggat aacttaAATTCACCAAGAGAACACAAAGTAAACATTGAAGATATAGAATTTCAAATGGATCCAGACAGTAATTTCAAAACAGAAACTAATCACATATTAGAAGAcg atttacatTGTTCGAGTGAAGAAGATGATTTCATGGAAGTTGTTGGAGAAAATCCGCCAGATGATGACAGTCAACAAGTAGCAGAAGCCATGGTTTTGCTCGGTAACATGGGATACAATCCTGCTCCTGAAACTTTCTCCAACCAAATCCAAG ccGACGAAAGTATGGACCTCGATCCAAATTATGATCCTTCAGACTTCCTGCCTACCGGTAGCCGAAATCTAGACACAAGTGATGAAAAAGATCTCACAGGGTCAAGTACTAAAAATCATACCAGTGCAAATATCCAAGATGATTTGGAAATCAGCGATTCAGATGAAGACGACAGTCCTCATGATGACAGCTTAGATATTAAAACTGAAGGTGATTTAGGAGAACTGTGGTTTTAA
- the LOC113548202 gene encoding putative uncharacterized protein DDB_G0282499 produces the protein MALRTDMYVSCIKIFGVPIVPPLMTDQKRLEMKEYKEKAIAYEHKFKGKRVSLDSGVMITSTDMQKIENFESPTTVLKEPVYSDVNNINKIAILNGMKTDDSISPETPTLISEEDENNFNDNSSSKQSIYIKSETVDLIDKSDDTLIPQQESNNNLTVNNSIVLNKDNLNDSSLYKESSIKSENHNLIQNSCDTLVPKQEPTQILTYDTIHVDVDNISTKHIPRLRSNSYTLSSPSPIMVAFLNSQVQQQLMEPKSLESNINFSKESKSEPLNIYMTNDNEEKILKAKSLSLNSVPKSFHKHELTNNSIKPNLNNKYTENNIISDQNQDERESLTTIGTNFSNDESIVGSVITVFNGNSYDNNSSPNSMTCKSMKHCCCRHSDDEYSISSSNIHYKTPEELNLEAEQLRITKLDLEKRHQEELSNLIRKQREEQEKIAVRYYLVSQSTSGMSFDGSECSESISKQILSSSPSIQSGMTVTNDKSILSDTSSIISSCSVNKSLVCSSPRQRISPRSPHLHQNIKFYHRIRGGLTAKWTRAPTEVENSAATIINAGVRGYLTRRLLRTEKAQMFKKTILDSLKTALIMHMELKKQQPTESDLELHRRIINQLTTACYDLNDLILGSVQERMTVIRGDRERLVAVKMRRKSSSALANNKQSPILKQPKKSRSGYSLSKKASGNFSEKSSFKKY, from the exons ATGGCGTTAAGAACGGATATGTATGTGtcctgtattaaaatatttggcgTTCCGATTGTTCCTCCACTc atgACGGATCAGAAAAGACTTGAAATGAAAGAGTATAAGGAAAAGGCAATTGCTTATGAACATAAATTCAAGGGTAAAAGAGTTAGCTTGGATAGTGGAGTAATGATTACAAGTACAGACAtgcaaaaaattgaaaactttgAATCCCCTACTACAGTGTTAAAAGAACCTGTTTATAGtgatgtaaataatatcaataaaattgcaATACTTAATGGGATGAAAACTGATGATTCTATTTCTCCAGAAACACCAACATTAATTTCTGAAGAAGacgagaataattttaatgataattcttCCAGTAAAcagtcaatttatattaagtctGAAACTGttgatttaattgataaatctgATGACACTTTGATTCCTCAAcaagaatcaaataataatttaactgtaaataattcaatagtccttaataaagataatttaaatgatagttCTCTTTATAAAGAATCGAGTATTAAATCTGAAAaccataatttaattcaaaattcttgTGACACTTTGGTTCCAAAACAAGAACCAactcaaattttaacttatgatACTATTCATGTTgatgtagataatatatcaacaaaaCACATTCCTCGTTTAAGAAGTAATTCATATACTTTATCATCACCAAGTCCTATAATGgtagcatttttaaatagtcaaGTTCAACAACAATTAATGGAACCTAAAAGCTTAGAAAGCAATATTAACTTTAGTAAAGAAAGTAAATCTGAgccacttaatatttatatgaccaATGACAATgaggaaaaaatattgaaagctAAAAGTCTTTCACTCAATTCTGTTCCTAAATCATTTCATAAACATGAACTTACAAACAATTCAATTAAGccaaatcttaataataaatatacagaaaataatattatatccgaCCAAAATCAAGATGAAAGAGAAAGCTTGACTACAATTGGAACAAATTTTAGCAATGACGAAAGCATTGTAGGAAGTGTGATAACTGTTTTTAATGGTAATAGTTATGATAACAACAGCAGTCCTAATTCAATGACATGCAAATCTATGAAACATTGTTGTTGCCGACATAGCGATGATGAATATTCTATAAGCAGCAGCAACATACATTACAAAACTCCTGAGGAGTTAAACCTAGAAGCTGAACAATTACGCATTACAAAGTTGGATTTAGAAAAAAGGCATCAAGAAGAATTGtctaatttaataagaaaacagAGGGAAGAGCAAGAGAAAATTGCAGTTAGGTACTATTTAGTATCGCAAAGTACATCTGGAATGTCTTTTGACGGGTCGGAATGTTCAGAATCTATATcgaaacaaatattatctagTTCTCCATCAATTCAATCTGGAATGACAGTCACTAATGACAAAAGTATATTATCTGATACGTCATCAATCATTTCTAGTTGTTCGGTTAATAAAAGTTTGGTTTGCTCATCTCCAAGACAAAGAATATCACCTCGTTCTCCACACTTGcaccaaaacattaaattttatcatagaaTACGTGGTGGCTTAACAGCAAAATGGACAAGAGCTCCCactgaagttgaaaattctgCAGCAACTATTATAAACGCTGGCGTTAGAGGTTATTTGACCAGAAGGCTATTACGTACTGAAAAGgctcaaatgtttaaaaagacTATTTTAGATTCATTGAAGACAGCTCTGATAATGCATATGGAATTAAAAAAGCAACAACCTACTGAATCTGATTTAGAACTACATCGAAGAATTATTaatcaa ctaACTACTGCTTGCTATGATttgaatgatttaattttgggATCTGTACAAGAAAGAATGACTGTAATTAGGGGTGATCGTGAACGGTTAGTGGCTGTAAAAATGCGCCGTAAATCAAGTTCAGCATTGGCAAATAACAAACAGTCTCCAATATTGAAACA acCAAAGAAATCAAGATCCGGTTATTCATTATCAAAGAAAGCATCTGGCAATTTTTCTGAAAAGAGTtccttcaaaaaatattaa